From Actinosynnema mirum DSM 43827, a single genomic window includes:
- a CDS encoding LysR family transcriptional regulator has product METRELRYFVAVAEELHFGRAAARLGIAQPPLSRAVQQLERRLGAQLLERTPRGVLLTGAGAVLLAEGRAALDAVAAAERRTRRAGVEDPKVVLVSKAGASNDVLPDLLAAYGRVPGSVAVDVVLSGIGEQEWYLRDGRADVALLHLPFDSTVGLDTEELVTHDQVVVLPGHHPLAARAELTTAEVESLPDLPLPRWPNRDGSYPDGPGPAVRDHLQLLQLIALGRAAAILPETCRSSLGSDLVAVPVPDAPKVTTVIAWPPHSRSRAVADLVRVATELDYGAGPRLESLDRRAS; this is encoded by the coding sequence GTGGAGACCAGGGAGCTGAGGTACTTCGTCGCGGTCGCCGAGGAGCTGCACTTCGGCCGCGCGGCGGCCAGGTTGGGCATCGCGCAGCCGCCGCTGTCGCGGGCGGTCCAGCAGCTGGAGCGCAGGCTCGGCGCCCAGCTCCTGGAGCGCACCCCGAGGGGCGTCCTCCTGACCGGCGCGGGCGCGGTGCTGCTCGCCGAGGGCAGGGCCGCGCTGGACGCGGTGGCGGCGGCGGAGCGGCGCACGCGGCGGGCCGGGGTCGAGGACCCGAAGGTGGTGCTGGTGTCGAAGGCGGGCGCGTCGAACGACGTCCTGCCGGACCTGCTGGCCGCGTACGGCCGCGTGCCGGGCTCGGTGGCGGTGGACGTGGTGCTGTCGGGCATCGGCGAGCAGGAGTGGTACCTGCGCGACGGCCGGGCGGACGTGGCCCTGCTGCACCTGCCGTTCGACTCCACGGTCGGCCTGGACACCGAGGAGCTGGTGACGCACGACCAGGTCGTGGTCCTGCCCGGCCACCACCCCCTGGCGGCGCGCGCGGAGCTGACGACGGCGGAGGTGGAGTCCCTGCCGGACCTGCCGCTGCCCAGGTGGCCCAACCGCGACGGCAGCTACCCGGACGGTCCTGGACCCGCGGTGCGCGACCACCTGCAGCTGCTCCAGCTCATCGCGCTGGGGCGCGCGGCGGCGATCCTGCCGGAGACCTGCCGCAGCAGCCTCGGCTCGGACCTGGTGGCCGTGCCGGTGCCGGACGCCCCGAAGGTCACCACGGTGATCGCCTGGCCGCCGCACAGCCGCTCGCGGGCGGTGGCGGACCTGGTGCGGGTGGCGACGGAGCTGGACTACGGCGCGGGGCCCCGGCTCGAGTCCCTGGACCGGCGGGCCTCCTGA
- a CDS encoding neutral zinc metallopeptidase, with amino-acid sequence MDTPERRGGNPLAVVSVFAVVVAGVLGLAVVPRLGLTRPVEGRAVAAAPIEADPASGEPEGNRPRSVYRLGDHPLLTSDRRLGQVTCELPAFGTGDEQLAAFYREGVVCLDRAWEPVLAEAGLPFATPELNTGPELEDGPCGAAPSADEAVAYYCGSNRTVYMPTARLRAPGGGEDRASSHLATLAHEYGHHVQALAGMLRAGNRRIAEAGETDPAGLEMSRRLELQANCFAGMFLASASGRGSVDRVMAEEAVADFRYAVVEPPERNGHGSPANQDTWARAGFGGGTSACNTFTADAGAVG; translated from the coding sequence GTGGACACGCCCGAGCGGCGGGGCGGCAACCCCTTGGCAGTGGTCTCGGTGTTCGCGGTGGTCGTCGCGGGCGTCCTGGGCCTGGCGGTGGTCCCCCGGCTGGGGCTGACCAGGCCGGTGGAGGGGCGCGCGGTGGCCGCCGCCCCGATCGAGGCCGATCCGGCGTCGGGCGAGCCCGAGGGGAACCGGCCCCGGTCGGTCTACCGGCTGGGCGACCACCCGCTGCTGACCTCGGACCGCAGGCTCGGGCAGGTGACCTGCGAGCTCCCCGCGTTCGGGACCGGCGACGAGCAGTTGGCCGCGTTCTACCGGGAGGGCGTGGTGTGCCTGGACCGGGCCTGGGAGCCGGTGCTCGCGGAGGCCGGGCTGCCGTTCGCCACGCCCGAGCTGAACACCGGGCCGGAGCTGGAGGACGGGCCCTGCGGGGCCGCGCCCTCGGCGGACGAGGCCGTCGCCTACTACTGCGGGAGCAACCGGACGGTGTACATGCCGACCGCGCGCCTGCGGGCCCCCGGCGGGGGCGAGGACCGGGCGTCCTCGCACCTGGCGACGTTGGCGCACGAGTACGGGCACCACGTGCAGGCGCTGGCCGGGATGCTGCGGGCCGGGAACCGGCGGATCGCCGAGGCGGGCGAGACCGACCCGGCCGGGCTGGAGATGTCCCGGCGGCTGGAGCTCCAGGCCAACTGCTTCGCGGGCATGTTCCTGGCCTCGGCCTCCGGGCGCGGGTCGGTCGACCGGGTGATGGCCGAGGAGGCCGTGGCGGACTTCCGGTACGCGGTCGTCGAGCCGCCCGAGCGCAACGGCCACGGCAGCCCGGCCAACCAGGACACCTGGGCCCGCGCCGGCTTCGGCGGCGGGACCTCGGCCTGCAACACGTTCACGGCGGACGCCGGGGCGGTCGGCTGA
- a CDS encoding neutral zinc metallopeptidase: protein MGNPWQAQQQPWPQYHPYPPPRRKSNAGVIAFAVISGVLVLGVGLVGAVASAIGGAGSSTYSGQSTFSYTPLPSYTFTQRSPAPTTTTTAPTGPPTTTRPPSTNNQTAPKAVFKLGDHPLHRGDVGAFDIQGCPLPGMDYSPAGQERFLRAALPCIEAAWKPTFQRTNLPYQPVELAVVTSRMTNSCGTVEPGATARYCNGTIFWTPAYYSAEQGPANANHPGKYLGQLAHEYGHHVQWLAGILKAAGQAQYDRGGWDTPAGLDLNRRLELQATCFGGMTLAPFSHGAIPTDVIQHALTDASNRGDNPNLNRDHGSTQSNSSWVNHGFKNNSTGACNTWTADANAVS from the coding sequence GTGGGGAATCCGTGGCAGGCCCAGCAGCAGCCGTGGCCGCAGTACCACCCCTACCCGCCGCCCCGGCGCAAGAGCAACGCGGGCGTGATCGCGTTCGCGGTGATCAGCGGTGTGCTGGTGCTCGGGGTCGGGCTGGTCGGCGCGGTCGCCTCGGCGATCGGCGGCGCGGGGAGCAGCACCTACTCCGGGCAGTCCACGTTCAGCTACACCCCGCTGCCGAGCTACACGTTCACCCAGCGGAGCCCCGCCCCCACCACCACGACGACCGCCCCGACCGGGCCGCCGACCACGACCAGGCCGCCGTCGACGAACAACCAGACCGCGCCGAAGGCGGTGTTCAAGCTCGGCGACCACCCGCTGCACCGCGGCGACGTGGGCGCGTTCGACATCCAGGGCTGCCCGCTGCCGGGCATGGACTACTCGCCCGCCGGCCAGGAGCGGTTCCTGCGGGCGGCGCTGCCGTGCATCGAGGCGGCCTGGAAGCCGACGTTCCAGCGGACGAACCTGCCGTACCAGCCGGTGGAGCTGGCGGTCGTGACGTCCCGGATGACGAACTCCTGCGGCACCGTCGAGCCGGGCGCGACCGCCCGCTACTGCAACGGCACGATCTTCTGGACGCCCGCCTACTACTCGGCCGAGCAGGGCCCGGCGAACGCGAACCACCCCGGCAAGTACCTGGGGCAGCTCGCGCACGAGTACGGGCACCACGTGCAGTGGCTCGCGGGCATCCTCAAGGCCGCCGGGCAGGCGCAGTACGACCGGGGCGGCTGGGACACCCCGGCCGGGCTGGACCTGAACCGCAGGCTGGAGCTCCAGGCGACCTGCTTCGGCGGGATGACGCTGGCCCCGTTCTCGCACGGCGCGATCCCCACCGACGTGATCCAGCACGCGCTGACCGACGCGAGCAACCGGGGGGACAACCCGAACCTGAACCGCGACCACGGTTCAACCCAGAGCAACTCGAGCTGGGTGAACCATGGGTTCAAGAACAACAGCACCGGCGCGTGCAACACTTGGACGGCCGACGCGAACGCCGTCAGCTAG
- a CDS encoding DUF2207 domain-containing protein produces the protein MLRNWAAVALCFVALCSAAGAAVAQPGSTGALPGSVASEVRLKLERDGALSVTDVVTVPDGMTAQRVLPLRVAMGGDRDRLFQVTDVAVDGPGTAEATEDELRYTLRAGASTVTYRVLGAVAESGDVLEVRWRPVSGWDVPIDKVALSVIAPEPPRSITCLSGPPESSAPCTGAELGDGRGSRATELTLAPGERIDLTFGLEGGVAPPNAVFAASGGLAAAFALTPSSITGLVVLSLLLAGGATLLWVLRGRDARALEGAVGPVEVLVADAQGRVAFASPDGVLPGQVGTVVDEHVDVVDVTATAVDLAVRNYLWIEEVGDVDWRVVRRNPADAALSGYEREVYRALLPDGVDAVLLSELRSRGVDLAAVRSELYADVVARDWFARRPDAERTLWWWAGVGLAVLGAALTAVFALLGGPALLGLVVVVAGGALAWGSRWMPARTSRGSALLAQVRGLRGYLHAAGPSDVPEADRQVVFSRSLPYAVVLGETERWLAAFAGTRTELHWFGEERRTGDLTRFAQRFPGFLRALDGVLAQAGHLRSLG, from the coding sequence GTGTTGAGAAATTGGGCAGCGGTCGCGCTCTGCTTCGTCGCGCTGTGCTCGGCCGCGGGCGCGGCGGTGGCGCAACCGGGCAGCACCGGCGCGCTGCCCGGTTCGGTGGCGTCCGAAGTGCGCCTCAAGCTGGAACGTGATGGGGCACTCAGCGTCACCGACGTCGTCACCGTACCCGATGGGATGACAGCCCAGCGCGTGCTCCCGCTGCGGGTGGCGATGGGGGGTGACCGGGACCGGCTGTTCCAGGTCACCGACGTCGCGGTGGACGGGCCGGGCACCGCGGAGGCCACCGAGGACGAGCTCCGGTACACGCTCCGGGCGGGCGCCTCGACGGTCACCTACCGCGTCCTGGGCGCGGTCGCCGAGTCCGGCGACGTGCTGGAGGTGCGCTGGCGCCCGGTCAGCGGCTGGGACGTGCCGATCGACAAGGTCGCCCTGTCGGTGATCGCCCCCGAGCCGCCCCGCTCCATCACCTGCCTGTCCGGCCCGCCGGAGAGCTCCGCCCCGTGCACCGGCGCCGAGCTGGGCGACGGCCGGGGCTCCCGCGCCACCGAGCTGACCCTCGCCCCCGGCGAGCGGATCGACCTCACGTTCGGGCTGGAGGGCGGGGTCGCCCCGCCCAACGCCGTCTTCGCCGCGAGCGGCGGGCTGGCCGCCGCGTTCGCGCTCACCCCGTCCTCGATCACCGGGCTGGTCGTGCTGTCCCTGCTGCTCGCGGGCGGCGCCACCCTGCTGTGGGTGCTGCGCGGCCGGGACGCGCGGGCGCTGGAGGGCGCGGTCGGCCCGGTGGAGGTGCTGGTCGCCGACGCGCAGGGGCGGGTGGCGTTCGCCTCGCCGGACGGCGTGCTGCCCGGCCAGGTCGGCACGGTCGTGGACGAGCACGTGGACGTGGTCGACGTCACCGCCACCGCCGTCGACCTGGCGGTGCGCAACTACCTGTGGATCGAGGAGGTCGGCGACGTCGACTGGCGCGTCGTGCGCCGCAACCCGGCCGACGCCGCGCTGTCCGGCTACGAGCGCGAGGTGTACCGGGCGCTGCTGCCGGACGGGGTGGACGCGGTGCTGCTGTCCGAGCTGCGCTCGCGCGGCGTGGACCTGGCGGCGGTGCGCTCCGAGCTGTACGCCGACGTGGTCGCCCGCGACTGGTTCGCCCGGCGGCCCGACGCCGAGCGCACCCTGTGGTGGTGGGCGGGCGTCGGGCTGGCGGTGCTCGGCGCGGCGCTGACCGCCGTGTTCGCGCTGCTCGGCGGGCCCGCGCTGCTCGGGCTGGTCGTGGTGGTCGCCGGGGGCGCGCTGGCCTGGGGCTCGCGCTGGATGCCCGCGCGGACCAGCCGGGGCAGCGCGCTGCTCGCGCAGGTCAGGGGGCTGCGGGGCTACCTGCACGCGGCGGGGCCGTCCGACGTGCCGGAGGCCGACCGGCAGGTGGTGTTCTCCCGGTCGCTGCCCTACGCCGTGGTGCTCGGCGAGACCGAGCGGTGGCTGGCGGCGTTCGCCGGGACGCGGACCGAGCTGCACTGGTTCGGCGAGGAGCGCCGGACCGGCGACCTGACCCGGTTCGCGCAGCGCTTCCCCGGCTTCCTGCGGGCGCTGGACGGGGTGCTGGCCCAGGCCGGGCACCTGCGCTCGCTGGGCTGA
- a CDS encoding HU family DNA-binding protein yields the protein MNKAELVSAIAEGADVEKAVATRALDAVLDSITKALAQGDDVVLTGFGSFTVKERAARTGRNPQTGEAIEIAASKAVGFKVGKALKDAVN from the coding sequence GTGAACAAGGCCGAACTGGTCAGTGCGATCGCCGAGGGCGCCGACGTCGAGAAGGCGGTGGCGACCCGCGCGCTCGACGCGGTGCTCGACTCGATCACCAAGGCGCTGGCGCAGGGCGACGACGTGGTGCTGACGGGCTTCGGCTCCTTCACCGTCAAGGAGCGCGCCGCCCGGACCGGCCGGAACCCGCAGACCGGCGAGGCCATCGAGATCGCCGCGAGCAAGGCGGTGGGCTTCAAGGTGGGCAAGGCCCTCAAGGACGCCGTCAACTGA
- a CDS encoding CGNR zinc finger domain-containing protein has protein sequence MDGVDGEALLLSLLNSTPVAAGRPTDELGDDGRAGPWFAANGVPDGPEDRRRVRRARDLLQAVVRGDEPPGALGPLLDGVVSRASVDDSGVTWAVDAEGARGAVVAAVLAWDAVRRGRPGRLRACANDECARFLLDRSKSNNARWCSMAACGNKLKARRHYRRVREGAGGGEGAGGGAD, from the coding sequence GTGGACGGGGTGGACGGGGAGGCGCTGCTGCTGTCGCTGCTCAACAGCACGCCGGTGGCCGCGGGGCGGCCGACCGACGAGCTGGGCGACGACGGGCGCGCGGGGCCGTGGTTCGCGGCCAACGGGGTGCCGGACGGGCCGGAGGACCGGCGTCGGGTGCGGCGGGCGCGCGACCTGCTCCAGGCCGTGGTGCGCGGCGACGAGCCGCCGGGCGCGCTCGGGCCGCTGCTGGACGGGGTGGTGTCGCGGGCGTCGGTCGACGACTCGGGGGTCACCTGGGCGGTCGACGCGGAGGGCGCGCGGGGCGCGGTCGTGGCGGCGGTGCTGGCCTGGGACGCGGTGCGGCGGGGGCGGCCGGGGCGGTTGCGGGCGTGCGCGAACGACGAGTGCGCGCGGTTCCTGCTGGATCGGAGCAAGTCCAACAACGCCCGGTGGTGCTCGATGGCGGCGTGCGGGAACAAGCTCAAGGCCCGGCGGCACTACCGGCGGGTGCGCGAGGGTGCGGGCGGGGGCGAGGGTGCGGGCGGGGGCGCGGACTAG
- a CDS encoding alpha/beta fold hydrolase, with the protein MTDTRVRHRYATVDGRRLFYREAGDPVKPAVVLLHGFPTSSSMYRDLIPALAADHHVIAPDHLGFGLSDAPPVTEFDYTFDALADLTAALLARLGLTRYAIVVQDYGAPVGWRLLLRDPAAITAVITQNGNAYEEGLVPEFWGPVAEYWRERTPETEAGVRAALTEEAIRWQYLTGAPDPELVDPATWRRDHALVSRPGNDLAQLSLFADYATNVALYPRLHEVFRATRVPLLAVWGEHDEIFGPAGARAFATDLPDAEIHLLDGGHFLLETAAAEVAPLVLRFLAERVPA; encoded by the coding sequence ATGACCGACACCCGAGTCCGTCACCGCTACGCCACCGTCGACGGGAGGCGGCTCTTCTACCGGGAGGCCGGCGACCCGGTCAAGCCCGCCGTCGTGCTCCTGCACGGCTTCCCGACCAGCTCGTCCATGTACCGCGACCTGATCCCCGCTCTCGCCGCCGACCACCACGTGATCGCCCCCGACCACCTCGGCTTCGGCCTGTCCGACGCCCCGCCGGTCACCGAGTTCGACTACACCTTCGACGCCCTCGCCGACCTCACCGCCGCCCTGCTCGCCCGGCTCGGCCTCACCCGGTACGCGATCGTCGTGCAGGACTACGGCGCCCCCGTCGGCTGGCGGCTGCTGCTGCGCGACCCGGCCGCGATCACCGCCGTGATCACCCAGAACGGCAACGCCTACGAGGAGGGCCTGGTCCCGGAGTTCTGGGGCCCGGTCGCCGAGTACTGGCGCGAGCGCACCCCGGAGACCGAGGCGGGCGTGCGCGCCGCGCTCACCGAGGAGGCCATCCGCTGGCAGTACCTCACCGGCGCGCCGGACCCGGAGCTGGTCGACCCCGCCACCTGGCGGCGCGACCACGCCCTCGTCTCCCGCCCCGGCAACGACCTGGCGCAGCTGTCCCTGTTCGCCGACTACGCCACCAACGTCGCCCTCTACCCCCGGCTGCACGAGGTGTTCCGCGCGACGCGGGTCCCGCTGCTGGCCGTCTGGGGCGAGCACGACGAGATCTTCGGACCGGCGGGCGCCCGCGCGTTCGCCACCGACCTGCCGGACGCCGAGATCCACCTGCTCGACGGCGGCCACTTCCTCCTGGAGACCGCCGCCGCCGAGGTCGCGCCCCTGGTCCTGCGCTTCCTCGCCGAGCGCGTCCCGGCCTGA
- a CDS encoding M16 family metallopeptidase, translating to MALPELHRFTLPNGLRVVLAPDPSAPVIGVSVHYDVGFRSEPEGRTGFAHLFEHLMFQGSESLEKLAHFRHVQSSGGTFNGSTHPDYTDYYQVLPSAALERALFLEADRMRAPKLTEENLRNQIDVVKEEIRLNVLNRPYGGFPWILLPALLFQTFPNAHNGYGDFTDLENATVDDCAAFFDTYYAPGNAVLTVAGDLAVDEAKSLVEKHFGDVPARPVPERPSFAEPAPKGELRSEHVDAHAPMPALALGYRIPDPVHDLDAYLVYPVLAGVLTDGDGSRLQQRLVHKDALVVDVGAGCGLFGPLEARDPDVFTITAIHPAEHGVDKVLTAVDEELARLAEEGPSEEELAKVTARWVSGMHREHDRLTSRTLGLGASELLFGRAELLYELPGKLAAVTADQVAAAAKALRADSRAVLTVKPAAGGSE from the coding sequence ATGGCGCTACCCGAACTGCACAGGTTCACCCTCCCCAACGGACTCCGGGTGGTGCTCGCCCCCGATCCCAGCGCCCCGGTCATCGGGGTGAGCGTCCACTACGACGTCGGCTTCCGGTCGGAGCCCGAGGGGCGCACCGGGTTCGCGCACCTCTTCGAGCACCTGATGTTCCAGGGCAGCGAGAGCCTGGAGAAGCTGGCGCACTTCCGCCACGTCCAGTCCTCCGGCGGCACCTTCAACGGGTCGACCCACCCGGACTACACGGACTACTACCAGGTCCTGCCCTCGGCGGCCCTGGAGCGCGCGCTGTTCCTGGAAGCCGACCGGATGCGCGCGCCCAAGCTCACCGAGGAGAACCTGCGCAACCAGATCGACGTGGTGAAGGAGGAGATCCGCCTCAACGTGCTCAACCGGCCGTACGGCGGCTTCCCCTGGATCCTGCTGCCCGCGCTGCTGTTCCAGACCTTCCCCAACGCCCACAACGGCTACGGCGACTTCACCGACCTGGAGAACGCCACCGTCGACGACTGCGCCGCGTTCTTCGACACCTACTACGCGCCGGGCAACGCGGTGCTCACCGTCGCCGGTGACCTCGCCGTGGACGAGGCGAAGTCGTTGGTGGAGAAGCACTTCGGCGACGTCCCGGCCCGCCCGGTGCCGGAGCGGCCCTCGTTCGCCGAGCCCGCCCCGAAGGGCGAGCTGCGCTCCGAGCACGTCGACGCGCACGCCCCCATGCCCGCCCTGGCGCTGGGCTACCGCATCCCCGACCCGGTGCACGACCTGGACGCGTACCTGGTCTACCCGGTGCTCGCGGGCGTGCTGACCGACGGCGACGGCTCGCGCCTGCAGCAGCGCCTGGTGCACAAGGACGCGCTGGTCGTGGACGTCGGCGCGGGCTGCGGCCTGTTCGGGCCGCTGGAGGCCCGCGACCCCGACGTCTTCACCATCACCGCCATCCACCCGGCCGAGCACGGCGTCGACAAGGTCCTCACCGCCGTGGACGAGGAGCTGGCCCGGCTCGCCGAGGAGGGCCCCTCCGAGGAGGAGCTGGCCAAGGTGACCGCCCGCTGGGTCTCCGGGATGCACCGCGAGCACGACCGGCTCACCAGCCGCACCCTCGGCCTCGGCGCCTCCGAGCTGCTGTTCGGGCGCGCCGAGCTGCTGTACGAACTGCCGGGCAAGCTGGCCGCGGTCACCGCGGACCAGGTCGCCGCCGCCGCCAAGGCGCTGCGAGCCGACTCGCGCGCCGTCCTGACCGTCAAGCCCGCCGCTGGAGGTTCCGAGTGA
- a CDS encoding M16 family metallopeptidase: MSAPTSHRSAEEIGRTERGPRPLPELGEHRAAADLASADTTLPSGLRVIAVRRASVPVVELRLRVPFADPADSAVGSTHCAVAEVLANTLLTGTARRGRLDVDTELALVGGELDAVVDPERLAISGNALVSGLDTVLDVLADVLTGATHPEEEVARERARLVERIRLARSQPNVIAREALQEHLYGDHPFAKEMPEVAEVEAVTPEQVRELHARAVLPRGSALVLVGDLDPEAAVAAVAQALSGWTGEGEAVRLRPLPEVVGGDVKFVHRPGAVQSQIRLAGRGLTRTDERYPAFQLANLVFGGFFSSRLVENIREDKGYTYSARSHPEFTPGGATLLVDADTASEVTAAALMETRYELAKLGMVPPTDEEVDTARRYAVGSLLTATSSQGGLASFLVNLAGMDLDLEWFAGHPVRLAAVTTEQVAQAALDFFSPGSFTGVVVGDAELLAPKLRALGGVVLP, translated from the coding sequence GTGAGCGCCCCGACGTCCCACCGCAGCGCCGAGGAGATCGGCCGCACCGAGCGCGGGCCAAGGCCGCTGCCGGAGCTGGGCGAGCACCGGGCCGCCGCCGACCTCGCCAGCGCCGACACCACGCTGCCCAGCGGCCTGCGCGTGATCGCCGTGCGCCGCGCCTCGGTGCCCGTGGTCGAGCTGCGCCTGCGCGTGCCGTTCGCCGACCCGGCCGACAGCGCGGTCGGCTCGACCCACTGCGCCGTCGCCGAGGTGCTGGCGAACACGCTGCTCACCGGCACCGCCCGGCGCGGCAGGCTCGACGTGGACACCGAGCTGGCCCTGGTCGGCGGCGAGCTGGACGCCGTCGTCGACCCGGAGCGGCTCGCGATCAGCGGCAACGCCCTGGTCTCCGGCCTGGACACGGTCCTGGACGTGCTGGCCGACGTGCTCACCGGGGCCACCCACCCCGAGGAGGAGGTGGCCCGCGAGCGCGCCCGCCTGGTCGAGCGCATCCGGCTCGCCCGCTCCCAGCCGAACGTCATCGCCCGCGAGGCGCTGCAGGAGCACCTGTACGGCGACCACCCGTTCGCCAAGGAGATGCCCGAGGTCGCCGAGGTCGAGGCGGTCACCCCCGAGCAGGTCCGCGAGCTGCACGCCCGCGCCGTCCTGCCGCGCGGCTCGGCGCTCGTGCTGGTCGGCGACCTGGACCCGGAGGCCGCCGTGGCCGCCGTGGCGCAGGCCCTGTCCGGCTGGACCGGCGAGGGCGAGGCCGTGCGGCTGCGCCCGCTGCCCGAGGTCGTGGGCGGCGACGTGAAGTTCGTGCACCGGCCGGGCGCCGTGCAGTCGCAGATCCGGCTCGCCGGGCGCGGCCTCACCCGCACCGACGAGCGCTACCCGGCGTTCCAGCTGGCCAACCTGGTCTTCGGCGGGTTCTTCTCCTCCCGGCTGGTGGAGAACATCCGCGAGGACAAGGGCTACACCTACAGCGCCCGCTCGCACCCGGAGTTCACCCCCGGCGGCGCGACGCTGCTGGTCGACGCGGACACCGCCAGCGAGGTCACCGCCGCCGCGCTGATGGAGACCCGCTACGAGCTGGCCAAGCTCGGCATGGTGCCGCCGACCGACGAGGAGGTCGACACCGCCCGCCGGTACGCCGTCGGCTCGCTGCTCACCGCCACCTCCTCGCAGGGCGGCCTCGCGTCGTTCCTGGTGAACCTCGCGGGCATGGACCTGGACCTCGAGTGGTTCGCGGGCCACCCGGTCCGGCTGGCCGCCGTCACCACCGAGCAGGTCGCGCAGGCGGCGCTGGACTTCTTCAGCCCCGGCTCGTTCACCGGCGTCGTCGTCGGCGACGCCGAGCTGCTCGCCCCCAAGCTGCGCGCGCTGGGAGGGGTCGTCCTCCCGTGA
- the nudC gene encoding NAD(+) diphosphatase, producing MTFELVELPSLSRFTVDRSEPLRGDAERLRAGWPQAKVLVIDRKGRAKVGGRGKLLVRRPAPEFGDTPPDDAVFLGEEEGVAHWAVPLADDETDVSAPATRGRSWFGGELGEEPEWLDLRAVGALLDDTGAGLFTSAVALFHWHRSARFCAVCGGATRSVKAGWARECSACGREEYPRTDAAVICLVHDGADRVLLARGEGWPEGRYSVLAGFVEAGESLESCVGREVLEEVGVRVSDIRYLGSQPWPFPRSLMVAFHAVADPGTPLAPADGEIAEAKWVERSVVAKALAAPGSVPDLLLAPGASIAYRMIQSWVAAGG from the coding sequence GTGACGTTCGAGCTGGTCGAGCTGCCCTCGCTGTCCCGGTTCACGGTCGACCGGTCGGAGCCGCTGCGCGGCGACGCCGAGCGGCTGCGCGCCGGGTGGCCGCAGGCGAAGGTGCTCGTGATCGACCGCAAGGGGCGCGCGAAGGTCGGCGGGCGCGGGAAGCTGCTGGTGCGGCGGCCCGCCCCGGAGTTCGGCGACACCCCGCCGGACGACGCGGTCTTCCTCGGCGAGGAGGAGGGCGTCGCGCACTGGGCGGTGCCGCTGGCCGACGACGAGACCGACGTCTCGGCGCCCGCCACGCGCGGGCGGTCCTGGTTCGGCGGCGAGCTGGGCGAGGAGCCCGAGTGGCTCGACCTGCGCGCCGTGGGCGCCCTGCTGGACGACACCGGCGCGGGCCTGTTCACCTCGGCGGTGGCGCTGTTCCACTGGCACCGCTCCGCGCGGTTCTGCGCGGTGTGCGGCGGCGCCACCAGGTCGGTCAAGGCCGGTTGGGCGCGGGAGTGCTCGGCGTGCGGGCGCGAGGAGTACCCGCGCACCGACGCCGCGGTGATCTGCCTGGTGCACGACGGCGCGGACCGGGTCCTGCTGGCGCGCGGCGAGGGCTGGCCCGAGGGGCGGTACTCGGTGCTCGCCGGGTTCGTCGAGGCCGGTGAGTCGCTGGAGTCCTGCGTGGGCCGCGAGGTGCTGGAGGAGGTCGGGGTGCGGGTGTCCGACATCCGCTACCTGGGCAGCCAGCCGTGGCCGTTCCCGAGGTCGCTGATGGTGGCCTTCCACGCGGTGGCCGACCCCGGCACGCCGCTGGCGCCCGCCGACGGGGAGATCGCCGAGGCCAAGTGGGTGGAGCGGTCGGTCGTGGCGAAGGCGCTGGCCGCGCCGGGCAGCGTCCCGGACCTGCTGCTCGCGCCCGGCGCGTCGATCGCCTACCGGATGATCCAGTCCTGGGTGGCGGCCGGGGGCTGA